A single region of the Nocardioides sp. W7 genome encodes:
- a CDS encoding MXAN_6640 family putative metalloprotease, protein MRRTIAAAVVAMATAFTVLPAQSASAADEVTVPTEAVPQIATDKQADRALAAVTELVEGGPAPQSTPEPGVESAPETSLESVPETDAEPPAAEEAPDLTLAMRDLYLALPRLSGAEREHAEALLARPTDGAADRQGNGYAVPAKKKCGTAICVHYVTSTADAPPSKGWVNYTLRQMTKVWKHEVKRMGYRKPLSDRALGRSRNGGNSKFDVYLKDLGSRGLYGYCAAEAGLRGKKYQGRAISYCVLDNDFARAQFGTAPKPTLKATAAHEFFHAVQFSYDYTEDPWFMESTATWMEERVFDSVNDNRQYLNSSQVRAPWVPLDTFSRSASFQYGNWAFWEYLSSRYGTKIVRNVWSGAAPRGKRNTFAIAALKQQLRRRGGFAKVYRSYAAANAFPARAYREGRRWPAPTLSGSLRLSKSKRTQAGTLTLNHLAAQHVRVRPAKSLRGKSWKLRIKVDGPSRKTSPAVVVTVQLRSGKLVRKSIRLNRKGKGQIKVSFSGRKVRSVTATAVNASTRFDCYRPDAPADPRFSCAGIARDDQQVFALKFGVVKR, encoded by the coding sequence ATGCGCCGTACCATCGCCGCGGCTGTCGTGGCCATGGCCACCGCTTTCACGGTCCTGCCAGCTCAATCCGCGAGCGCCGCCGACGAGGTCACGGTGCCGACCGAGGCCGTGCCTCAGATCGCGACGGACAAGCAGGCCGACCGGGCCCTCGCCGCGGTGACCGAGCTCGTGGAGGGCGGTCCGGCCCCCCAGTCCACCCCGGAGCCCGGCGTGGAGTCCGCCCCGGAGACCAGCCTGGAGTCCGTACCGGAGACCGATGCCGAGCCCCCCGCGGCCGAGGAGGCTCCGGACCTCACCCTCGCCATGCGCGACCTGTATCTCGCCCTGCCGCGGCTCAGCGGCGCCGAGCGGGAGCACGCCGAGGCGCTGCTCGCCCGGCCGACCGACGGAGCCGCCGATCGCCAGGGCAACGGGTACGCCGTCCCGGCGAAGAAGAAGTGCGGGACCGCGATCTGCGTCCACTACGTCACGAGCACCGCCGACGCCCCGCCCAGCAAGGGCTGGGTGAACTACACCCTGCGCCAGATGACCAAGGTCTGGAAGCACGAGGTCAAGCGGATGGGCTACCGCAAGCCGCTGAGTGACCGGGCGCTGGGCCGGAGCCGCAACGGCGGCAACAGCAAGTTCGACGTCTACCTCAAGGACCTCGGCTCCCGGGGCCTGTACGGCTACTGCGCCGCCGAGGCCGGGCTGCGCGGCAAGAAGTACCAGGGGCGGGCGATCTCGTACTGCGTGCTCGACAACGACTTCGCGCGTGCCCAGTTCGGCACCGCACCGAAGCCGACCCTGAAGGCGACCGCCGCCCACGAGTTCTTCCACGCGGTGCAGTTCTCCTACGACTACACCGAGGACCCGTGGTTCATGGAGTCCACCGCCACCTGGATGGAGGAGCGGGTCTTCGACTCGGTCAACGACAACCGGCAGTACCTCAACTCCAGCCAGGTCCGGGCCCCCTGGGTCCCGCTCGACACGTTCTCCAGGTCCGCGTCGTTCCAGTACGGCAACTGGGCCTTCTGGGAGTACCTCAGCAGCCGGTACGGCACCAAGATCGTGCGCAACGTGTGGTCCGGCGCCGCTCCCCGCGGCAAGCGCAACACCTTCGCCATCGCCGCGCTGAAGCAGCAGCTGCGCCGCCGCGGCGGGTTCGCGAAGGTCTACCGCTCCTACGCCGCCGCCAACGCGTTCCCGGCCCGGGCCTACCGCGAGGGCCGACGCTGGCCCGCCCCGACCCTCTCGGGCTCGCTCCGGCTCTCGAAGAGCAAGCGGACGCAGGCAGGAACCCTCACCCTCAACCACCTGGCCGCCCAGCACGTCCGGGTGCGGCCCGCGAAGAGCCTGCGCGGCAAGAGCTGGAAGCTGCGGATCAAGGTCGACGGTCCGTCGCGCAAGACGTCGCCGGCGGTCGTGGTGACCGTGCAGCTGCGCAGCGGCAAACTGGTGCGCAAGTCGATCCGGCTGAACCGCAAGGGCAAGGGCCAGATCAAGGTGTCCTTCAGCGGCCGCAAGGTCCGGAGCGTGACGGCCACGGCCGTCAATGCCTCCACCCGTTTCGACTGCTACCGCCCGGACGCGCCCGCCGACCCGCGCTTCAGCTGTGCGGGCATCGCCCGGGACGACCAGCAGGTGTTCGCGCTGAAGTTCGGCGTGGTCAAGCGCTGA
- a CDS encoding HU family DNA-binding protein, whose translation MNKAQLRDAIAEATGSSAAEADRALEATLQAITKAVAGGDKVTIPGFGTFEARERSARTGRNPQTGAEIQIAASKAPAFKAGSAFKAAVAG comes from the coding sequence ATGAACAAGGCCCAGCTTCGGGACGCCATTGCCGAGGCGACCGGTTCGAGTGCCGCCGAGGCCGACCGTGCCCTGGAGGCAACCCTCCAGGCGATCACCAAGGCCGTTGCCGGTGGCGACAAGGTGACCATCCCGGGCTTCGGCACGTTCGAGGCGCGCGAGCGCTCCGCGCGGACCGGGCGCAACCCGCAGACCGGCGCGGAGATCCAGATCGCCGCGAGCAAGGCCCCGGCGTTCAAGGCCGGTTCGGCGTTCAAGGCGGCCGTCGCCGGCTGA
- a CDS encoding TetR/AcrR family transcriptional regulator, whose amino-acid sequence MARTGRPAGPATDTTTVVLTAALDLLLREGAGALTAQRLHQATGVSRSTIYRHWPTPTDVLAGLIDVAPSPPPTGSGDVLRDLHREVDVLCNRLRDRPVAAFLQALTATAVADTAAAALRHRYVEDLLAPFHTVLRTAGVTRTTADDAVASVVAPLLVDALLLGRPTARARAHRAVDLHLSAVAR is encoded by the coding sequence ATGGCCAGGACCGGGCGCCCCGCAGGGCCGGCAACCGACACGACGACGGTGGTGCTCACCGCCGCCCTCGACCTCCTGCTGCGCGAAGGAGCAGGGGCGCTGACGGCCCAGCGGCTCCACCAGGCGACCGGAGTGTCGCGGTCGACGATCTACCGCCACTGGCCGACCCCCACCGACGTGCTCGCCGGCCTGATCGACGTCGCCCCCAGCCCGCCCCCGACCGGGTCCGGGGACGTGCTGAGGGACCTGCACCGCGAGGTCGACGTCCTGTGCAACCGGCTCCGCGACCGGCCGGTGGCCGCCTTCCTCCAGGCGCTGACCGCGACCGCGGTCGCCGATACCGCGGCCGCCGCGCTCCGGCACCGCTATGTCGAGGACCTGCTCGCACCGTTCCACACCGTCCTGCGCACGGCCGGCGTCACCCGCACGACCGCCGACGACGCCGTGGCGTCCGTCGTCGCACCGCTGCTGGTCGACGCGCTGCTGCTCGGCCGACCGACGGCCCGGGCACGCGCCCACCGCGCCGTGGACCTGCACCTCTCGGCGGTCGCCCGATGA
- the leuE gene encoding leucine efflux protein LeuE has product MTDLGSYLVGLVLIILLPGPNSIYVLSVSARRGIRAGYQAAGGVFTGDAVLMFLSAAGVASVLRTNDVLFGVVKYLGAGYLGWLAIGMLRGAWTAWRRRSVPEIEDALDEGVPTREPVERPYRRALVVSLLNPKAILFFIAFFVQFVDPGYDRPVLSFLFLGVLVEIASLLYLSALILCGARLAAVVRRRRALAAGGTSLVGAVFLAFAVKLATTTSA; this is encoded by the coding sequence GTGACGGACCTGGGGTCCTACCTGGTCGGTCTGGTGCTGATCATCCTGCTGCCCGGCCCGAACTCGATCTACGTGCTCTCGGTCTCGGCCCGGCGGGGGATCCGAGCGGGCTACCAGGCGGCCGGCGGCGTCTTCACCGGCGACGCGGTCCTGATGTTCCTGTCGGCAGCCGGGGTGGCGTCGGTCCTGCGCACCAACGACGTGCTGTTCGGCGTCGTGAAGTACCTCGGCGCCGGCTACCTCGGCTGGCTCGCGATCGGCATGCTGCGCGGCGCCTGGACGGCCTGGCGCCGCCGGTCGGTCCCCGAGATCGAGGACGCACTCGACGAGGGCGTGCCGACGCGCGAGCCGGTCGAGCGGCCCTACCGCCGTGCGCTCGTGGTCAGCCTGCTCAACCCGAAGGCGATCTTGTTCTTCATCGCCTTCTTCGTGCAGTTCGTCGACCCGGGGTACGACCGGCCGGTGCTGTCGTTCCTGTTCCTGGGGGTGCTGGTCGAGATCGCGAGCTTGCTCTACCTCAGCGCCCTGATCCTGTGCGGTGCCCGGCTCGCCGCCGTCGTACGACGCCGTCGCGCGCTCGCAGCGGGTGGCACCTCGCTGGTCGGGGCCGTCTTCCTGGCCTTCGCCGTCAAGCTCGCCACGACGACCAGCGCCTAG
- a CDS encoding Dabb family protein yields the protein MFNHVGHLTLQSEVTDTQVDAIIDGLLALPGQIEGLLGAEVVRDAGLVDGNATLRFHLRFESQAAWEAYKTHPAHVAVITDHIAPVLGSKAFVQYDDADVRVATA from the coding sequence ATGTTCAACCACGTAGGCCACCTGACCCTGCAGTCCGAAGTCACCGACACTCAGGTCGACGCCATCATCGATGGACTGCTCGCCCTACCCGGCCAGATCGAGGGCCTTCTCGGCGCGGAGGTCGTGCGCGACGCCGGCCTCGTCGATGGCAACGCCACCCTGCGCTTCCACCTGCGCTTCGAGTCCCAGGCGGCCTGGGAGGCCTACAAGACCCACCCCGCCCACGTCGCGGTCATCACCGACCACATCGCTCCGGTGCTGGGCTCCAAGGCGTTCGTGCAGTACGACGACGCGGACGTCCGGGTCGCCACCGCCTGA
- a CDS encoding LLM class F420-dependent oxidoreductase produces MKVGISSPIVALSGRRPEWEQHAGPAELVRVARAADRLGFDFMTCGDHVAVPAGIARGERFYDPLSTFSYLAASTRRLRFLPFVLVLPFYHPLEIAKRYGTLDHLSNGRLILGLGVGNLEEEFDLLGAPFADRGPRADDALKALRAALGNRVVSYDGPYFSFENLVVDPHAVQPRVPLWIGGHSKRALRRAVELGDGWSPAPQAFRGPTPELLRQMLDEAEAPADFDVVFSPGGRQDPIGDPDGVLAMLETARIAGGTLVNLTVEHQSLEQYLEQLEAFAEVAGLDVEAGAPHLD; encoded by the coding sequence ATGAAGGTAGGAATCAGCTCACCCATCGTCGCGCTCTCGGGCCGGCGCCCCGAGTGGGAGCAGCACGCGGGTCCCGCAGAACTGGTGCGAGTCGCCCGCGCCGCCGACCGGCTCGGGTTCGACTTCATGACCTGCGGCGACCACGTCGCGGTCCCGGCCGGGATCGCCCGGGGAGAGCGCTTCTACGACCCGTTGTCGACGTTCTCCTACCTGGCCGCGAGCACCAGGCGCCTCCGCTTCCTGCCGTTCGTGCTCGTCCTGCCCTTCTACCACCCCCTGGAGATCGCCAAGCGCTACGGAACCCTCGACCACCTCAGCAACGGCCGCCTGATCCTCGGTCTCGGCGTGGGGAACCTCGAGGAGGAGTTCGACCTGCTCGGGGCTCCCTTCGCCGACCGCGGACCCCGCGCTGACGACGCGCTGAAGGCGCTCCGGGCGGCGCTGGGGAACCGAGTGGTGTCGTACGACGGCCCGTACTTCAGCTTCGAGAACCTGGTCGTGGACCCGCATGCGGTCCAGCCACGCGTTCCGCTGTGGATCGGCGGCCACAGCAAGCGCGCCCTCCGGAGGGCGGTCGAGCTCGGCGACGGCTGGTCGCCGGCACCCCAGGCCTTCCGCGGCCCCACTCCCGAGCTGCTGCGTCAGATGCTCGACGAGGCCGAGGCGCCCGCTGACTTCGATGTCGTGTTCTCACCCGGAGGCCGACAGGATCCGATCGGCGACCCCGACGGCGTCCTGGCCATGCTCGAGACTGCGCGGATCGCGGGCGGCACGCTGGTGAACCTCACCGTCGAGCACCAGTCGCTGGAGCAGTACCTCGAACAGCTCGAGGCCTTCGCCGAGGTCGCCGGACTCGACGTCGAGGCGGGCGCACCCCACCTCGACTGA
- a CDS encoding nuclear transport factor 2 family protein encodes MERTEWSDRQQIQDVVLRYCRGIDRLDMELVRSAFHPDAIDHHTGFEGPVDEYLAWVEPKLRARLGGTMHIVGNHLVELFGDTAISETYGTSVHWGTPEDDPRANFTSGVRFVDHMTWRDGRWAIAERWAVRVWTRSDAGRFIGKEADGPTASRDEHDPLIQLQKKLAQTEDGA; translated from the coding sequence ATGGAACGGACCGAGTGGTCGGACCGGCAGCAGATCCAGGACGTGGTGCTGCGCTACTGCCGAGGCATCGACCGGCTCGACATGGAGCTGGTGCGCTCGGCCTTCCATCCGGACGCGATCGATCATCACACCGGCTTCGAGGGCCCAGTCGACGAGTACCTCGCCTGGGTCGAGCCGAAGCTGAGAGCGCGGCTCGGGGGCACGATGCACATCGTGGGCAACCACCTCGTCGAGCTCTTCGGCGACACCGCGATCAGCGAGACCTACGGCACCTCGGTGCACTGGGGTACGCCGGAGGACGATCCCCGCGCCAACTTCACGAGCGGCGTCCGCTTCGTCGACCACATGACCTGGCGCGACGGCCGCTGGGCCATCGCAGAGCGCTGGGCGGTCCGGGTGTGGACGCGATCGGACGCGGGCCGGTTCATCGGCAAGGAAGCGGACGGCCCGACGGCCAGCCGGGACGAGCACGATCCCTTGATCCAGCTGCAGAAGAAGCTGGCCCAAACGGAGGACGGCGCATGA
- a CDS encoding aldo/keto reductase, with product MAPSSDHFELSTGATIPSVGFGTWQIPEGAPAYDAVAAALAAGYRHIDTAHGYGNEASVGRAIAESGLDRAEVFVTTKIPARLKTYASARASIEESLAALGTDYVDLHLIHAPWPWEDIGSDHRAGNIEVWRALEEAYEAGRARAIGVSNFEVTDLEALGTTHVVPHVNQIRVHVGHRQSELTAYCRDQGILVEGYSPLGTGAILSDPVLGEIAASYGRSVAQIALRYLLQREILPLPKTVTPVRIAENLDLDFEISESDVRRLDGVELAEATS from the coding sequence ATGGCTCCCTCTTCTGACCACTTCGAGCTGTCGACCGGCGCCACCATCCCCAGCGTCGGCTTCGGCACCTGGCAGATCCCCGAGGGTGCTCCCGCCTACGACGCCGTGGCGGCTGCGCTCGCGGCCGGCTACCGGCACATCGACACGGCCCACGGCTACGGCAACGAGGCCAGCGTCGGCCGCGCGATCGCTGAGAGCGGACTCGATCGAGCCGAGGTCTTCGTGACGACCAAGATCCCCGCGCGGCTCAAGACCTACGCCAGCGCTCGTGCCAGCATCGAGGAGTCGCTCGCCGCGCTGGGGACGGACTACGTCGACCTGCACCTGATCCACGCGCCCTGGCCGTGGGAGGACATCGGCTCGGACCACCGTGCGGGCAACATCGAGGTCTGGCGGGCGCTCGAGGAAGCCTACGAAGCCGGTCGGGCGCGTGCGATCGGAGTGTCCAACTTCGAGGTGACAGACCTCGAGGCCCTGGGAACGACCCACGTCGTCCCGCACGTGAACCAGATCCGGGTCCACGTCGGACACCGCCAGTCCGAGCTCACGGCGTACTGCCGAGACCAGGGGATCCTGGTCGAGGGCTACTCGCCGCTGGGCACCGGCGCGATCCTGAGCGACCCGGTGCTGGGCGAGATCGCGGCGTCGTACGGCCGATCGGTCGCCCAGATCGCTCTGCGCTATCTGCTGCAGCGCGAGATCCTTCCGCTGCCCAAGACCGTCACCCCGGTGCGGATCGCCGAGAACCTCGACCTCGACTTCGAGATCTCGGAGAGTGACGTGCGCCGACTCGATGGGGTCGAGCTGGCCGAGGCCACGTCCTAG
- a CDS encoding acyl-CoA dehydrogenase family protein yields the protein MTLTHPTPEVDQERGSAPRAEGAPSDAELRARFAPVFEEIRAGAALRDHERRLPFAEVNALREAGFTRLTVPVDFGGYGRSIPELFAWLVELAAADSNVAQLLRAHFGVVEMHRATPHRPWSAQLLTLAGSGAIVGNASHERAGAEVGRLNTRLTRGGEGWHLNGTKYYSTGSLFADWVVVVAEDEQAAVRSVLLPVATPGLELVDDWDGFGQQLTGSGTTLINDVVVSAEQIDEAGAPGPTYLTAFFELVLLAALAGVAAAVARDAADFVRNRTRVYSSGAAPQARLDPLVQQVVGRLQSTAFAARGLVAQAALVVEEASESSIAGRGTGAPELMEAAELAAVQTQIVLVPMVTAAATELFEVGGASATSTARRLDRHWRNARTISSHNPTINQERVIGDHLINGAGLVYHWATGTSATPEATTKGDQA from the coding sequence ATGACGCTGACTCATCCCACCCCCGAGGTCGACCAGGAACGGGGGAGTGCCCCTCGTGCCGAGGGTGCGCCGAGCGATGCCGAGCTCCGCGCCCGTTTCGCCCCCGTGTTCGAGGAGATCAGAGCCGGAGCGGCGCTCCGCGACCACGAGCGGAGATTGCCGTTCGCCGAGGTGAACGCACTGCGAGAGGCGGGGTTCACCCGCCTGACGGTGCCGGTCGACTTCGGTGGGTACGGCAGAAGCATCCCGGAGCTGTTCGCCTGGCTGGTCGAGCTGGCGGCCGCAGACTCCAACGTGGCCCAGCTGCTGCGTGCGCACTTCGGCGTCGTCGAGATGCACCGAGCCACGCCGCACCGCCCCTGGAGCGCGCAGCTGCTGACGCTGGCCGGGTCAGGAGCCATCGTCGGCAACGCCAGCCACGAGCGCGCCGGTGCCGAGGTCGGCCGCCTCAACACCCGGCTCACCCGGGGCGGAGAGGGATGGCATCTCAATGGGACGAAGTACTACAGCACCGGCAGCCTCTTCGCCGACTGGGTCGTCGTGGTGGCCGAGGACGAGCAGGCTGCGGTGCGCTCGGTGCTGCTGCCGGTCGCGACACCCGGCCTGGAGCTGGTCGATGACTGGGACGGCTTCGGCCAACAGCTCACGGGCAGCGGGACCACCCTGATCAACGACGTCGTCGTCAGCGCTGAGCAGATCGACGAGGCGGGTGCGCCCGGCCCGACGTACCTGACCGCCTTCTTCGAGCTGGTCCTGCTCGCCGCGCTCGCCGGCGTGGCCGCCGCGGTGGCTCGTGACGCAGCCGACTTCGTCCGTAACCGCACCCGGGTCTACAGCTCGGGGGCCGCGCCGCAGGCGCGCCTGGACCCCCTGGTGCAGCAGGTCGTCGGCCGGCTGCAGAGCACCGCCTTCGCGGCGCGGGGGCTCGTGGCGCAGGCGGCCCTGGTCGTCGAGGAAGCGAGTGAGTCCAGCATCGCGGGCCGCGGAACCGGGGCTCCGGAGCTGATGGAGGCCGCCGAGTTGGCCGCCGTGCAGACCCAGATCGTGCTCGTCCCGATGGTCACTGCGGCCGCCACTGAGCTGTTCGAGGTGGGCGGTGCCTCTGCCACCAGCACCGCGCGGCGTCTCGACCGGCACTGGCGCAACGCGCGCACCATCTCCTCCCACAACCCGACGATCAACCAGGAACGAGTCATCGGCGACCACCTGATCAACGGCGCTGGCCTCGTCTACCACTGGGCAACCGGCACCAGTGCCACGCCCGAGGCGACCACGAAGGGTGACCAGGCGTGA
- a CDS encoding ABC transporter ATP-binding protein, translated as MSTEPYEDLPARPLVSVRDLRVSFGRGRSARQVVHGVDLDLMAGGSLAIVGESGSGKSVTARSLVGLAGATARVQASRLEVCGADARDLSDRQWRRIRGSRVGLVLQDALVSLDPLRPVGKEIAESLKLHGYGDASARRARVLEMLAAVGVPEPELRAAQRSGELSGGLRQRALIAAALALDPELVIADEPTTALDTTVQAQVLRLLEETRERGKALLLISHDLAVVSRIADHVVVMQHGRVVESGPTEQVLSDPQDPYTRTLLAAIPSGASRGTRLTSGAGAAASSERRRRGPAGGNYGSAADPAVVLDARDLTKRYLGPDGVTREVVSKVSFQLRAGECLGVVGESGSGKTTVGRMALGLLRPDAGEVLLHGRAWSAATDRDRRPDRRRVGAVHQDPLGSFDPRHDVGAVVMNALPPGLGKTDRRRRVVDLLEQVGLQADHAERRPATLSGGQRQRIAIARALAAKPETLVLDEPVSALDVSIQAQVLDLLTDLQQRLGLSYLFISHDLGVVHHLCDRVLVMKDGQVVETGTADQIFEQPTHPYTQALLTSVPRVAAVPRRLTTTDTTGVAR; from the coding sequence ATGAGCACCGAACCCTACGAGGACCTTCCCGCGCGACCACTGGTCTCCGTGCGCGACCTGCGGGTGTCCTTCGGCCGTGGCCGTAGCGCCCGGCAGGTGGTCCACGGCGTCGACCTCGACCTGATGGCCGGGGGATCGTTGGCGATCGTGGGTGAGTCCGGCTCCGGCAAGAGCGTCACCGCTCGCAGTCTCGTGGGGCTGGCCGGTGCCACTGCACGAGTCCAGGCCTCCCGACTGGAGGTGTGCGGTGCGGATGCTCGCGACCTCTCCGACCGGCAGTGGCGGCGGATCCGCGGCAGCCGGGTCGGGCTGGTGCTCCAGGACGCCCTGGTCTCGCTCGACCCGCTGCGTCCGGTCGGCAAGGAGATCGCGGAGAGCCTGAAGCTGCACGGGTACGGCGACGCGTCCGCTCGTCGCGCCCGGGTGCTGGAGATGCTGGCGGCGGTCGGCGTCCCCGAGCCGGAACTGCGCGCGGCACAGCGCTCCGGCGAGCTGTCCGGGGGACTGCGCCAGCGCGCCCTGATCGCCGCTGCGCTGGCACTCGACCCGGAGCTGGTCATCGCCGACGAGCCCACCACCGCTCTGGACACCACCGTGCAGGCGCAGGTCCTGCGGCTGCTCGAGGAGACCCGGGAGCGGGGCAAGGCGCTGCTCCTCATCAGCCACGACCTCGCGGTCGTGAGCCGCATCGCCGATCACGTCGTGGTCATGCAGCACGGCCGGGTCGTGGAGTCCGGCCCGACCGAGCAGGTGTTGAGCGACCCGCAGGACCCCTACACCCGCACGCTGCTCGCGGCGATCCCGTCAGGGGCCTCGCGCGGGACCCGGTTGACCTCCGGGGCGGGTGCGGCCGCCTCGTCGGAGCGCCGTCGTCGCGGGCCCGCCGGCGGCAACTACGGCTCGGCGGCGGACCCTGCGGTGGTCCTCGACGCACGTGACCTCACCAAGCGCTACCTGGGCCCGGACGGTGTGACCCGCGAGGTCGTCTCGAAGGTCTCCTTCCAGCTCCGTGCGGGGGAGTGCCTGGGCGTGGTCGGTGAGTCCGGATCGGGCAAGACGACCGTCGGGCGGATGGCCCTGGGCCTGCTGAGGCCGGACGCCGGTGAGGTGCTGCTGCACGGGCGCGCATGGAGCGCCGCCACCGACCGTGACCGCCGACCTGATCGGCGCCGGGTCGGAGCGGTCCACCAGGATCCGCTCGGATCCTTCGATCCCCGCCACGACGTGGGGGCCGTGGTGATGAATGCGCTGCCACCGGGGCTGGGGAAGACGGATCGGCGTCGCCGCGTCGTCGACCTGCTCGAGCAGGTGGGGCTCCAGGCCGACCATGCCGAGCGCCGTCCCGCCACCCTGTCGGGCGGGCAGCGGCAGCGGATCGCGATCGCCCGGGCCCTGGCCGCGAAGCCGGAGACCCTGGTCCTCGACGAACCGGTGTCGGCGCTCGATGTCTCCATCCAGGCCCAGGTCCTCGACCTGCTCACCGACCTGCAGCAACGCCTCGGCCTGAGCTATCTGTTCATCTCCCACGACCTCGGCGTGGTTCACCACCTCTGCGACCGCGTGCTCGTGATGAAGGACGGCCAGGTCGTGGAGACCGGCACCGCTGACCAGATCTTCGAGCAGCCCACTCACCCCTACACGCAGGCGCTGCTCACCTCCGTACCCCGCGTCGCCGCCGTGCCGCGGCGACTGACCACCACTGACACGACAGGAGTAGCGCGATGA
- a CDS encoding ABC transporter permease, with translation MTQTTQAMSPPLVTSAEPTRPVDETSRRAGWRRWTIRPVLWGATLFLLVGLLAAVFPATLTDVDPLAISPIDALRGPSLAHPFGTDQSGRDVFARVVHGARDSLTIALLSTLIATVLGMALGLGAGLGGRRTDAVISRVIEVLFAFPSLLLALLVLTVFGNSVTTTTIAVGVALSPGLARLVRGEALVVRESGYVEAERLFGRPRWRIIAATIAPNVLRPLMSYALLNVGGALIWSMTLSFFGFGARGPAPEWGAMLADGQEFLIYCWWLPVSVGLAVILTAASATVLGRHLQSRLAGRNQT, from the coding sequence ATGACTCAGACGACCCAGGCCATGTCGCCTCCACTGGTTACGTCGGCCGAGCCGACCCGGCCGGTCGACGAGACGTCCCGGCGCGCTGGGTGGCGCCGATGGACGATCCGCCCCGTCCTGTGGGGGGCCACCCTCTTCCTGCTGGTCGGCCTCCTCGCAGCGGTGTTCCCGGCCACGCTGACCGACGTCGACCCGTTGGCCATCAGCCCGATCGACGCGCTCCGGGGCCCCTCCCTCGCCCATCCGTTCGGCACGGACCAGTCGGGCCGTGACGTGTTCGCGCGAGTCGTCCACGGTGCGCGGGACTCGCTGACCATCGCCCTGCTCTCCACCCTGATCGCCACCGTCCTCGGCATGGCGCTCGGGCTCGGGGCGGGCCTCGGCGGCCGTCGTACCGATGCGGTCATCAGCCGCGTGATCGAGGTGCTGTTTGCGTTCCCGTCGCTGCTGCTCGCGCTGCTCGTGCTCACCGTGTTCGGCAACTCGGTCACCACCACGACCATCGCCGTGGGCGTCGCGCTGTCGCCAGGTCTCGCCCGCCTGGTCCGAGGCGAGGCACTGGTGGTCCGGGAGTCGGGCTACGTCGAGGCCGAGCGGCTCTTCGGCCGCCCGCGGTGGCGCATCATCGCCGCCACCATCGCGCCCAATGTGCTGCGTCCGTTGATGTCGTACGCGCTGCTCAACGTCGGCGGCGCCCTGATCTGGTCGATGACGCTGAGCTTCTTCGGATTCGGCGCCCGGGGTCCGGCACCGGAATGGGGAGCGATGCTCGCCGACGGCCAGGAGTTCCTCATCTACTGCTGGTGGCTGCCGGTCTCGGTCGGCCTGGCCGTGATCCTCACCGCCGCATCGGCCACGGTGCTCGGTCGCCACCTCCAGTCACGACTCGCCGGACGGAACCAGACATGA
- a CDS encoding ABC transporter permease has protein sequence MSRLPRASVILPRLLGGVLVVWVAVTLTFVSMQLMPGDMVDVIIGGPGGNNSPEARQAVIDQYGLDQSVAVQYLHYLASMFSGDFGTSHVFHQDVTSLLLDRIGPTLMLGAAALVLAWVLAVGLVMLTAGRGRIASSIGSGLEIFAVSTPQLWLGMVLLLVFSFQLGWFPIAGGSGIGSLVLPTVAMAVPLAGYLGQVSREATEHALEQPFVLTARARGMSDLGVRFRHVLRHAALPGVTLSGFAVGWLFSGAVVVESLFGRPGLGSTLLAGVQGRDAALTGAIVVVSAVLYVVANLVVDLLYPLIDPRIRVR, from the coding sequence GTGAGCCGACTGCCTCGGGCCTCGGTGATCCTGCCGCGACTGCTCGGTGGCGTCCTGGTCGTCTGGGTCGCGGTGACCTTGACGTTCGTCTCGATGCAGCTGATGCCCGGCGACATGGTCGACGTCATCATCGGGGGGCCGGGCGGGAACAACAGCCCGGAGGCCCGGCAGGCGGTGATCGATCAGTACGGTCTCGACCAGTCCGTCGCCGTGCAGTACCTGCACTACCTGGCCAGCATGTTCAGCGGTGACTTCGGCACGTCCCACGTCTTCCATCAGGACGTCACGTCGCTGCTCCTCGACAGGATCGGGCCGACGTTGATGCTGGGGGCGGCTGCCCTGGTGCTGGCCTGGGTGCTGGCCGTAGGGCTGGTGATGCTGACCGCCGGTCGCGGGCGTATCGCCTCCAGCATCGGGTCCGGGTTGGAGATCTTCGCGGTCTCCACCCCGCAGCTCTGGCTCGGGATGGTGCTGCTGCTCGTGTTCTCCTTCCAGCTCGGGTGGTTCCCGATCGCGGGCGGCAGCGGCATCGGCTCGCTGGTGCTCCCGACGGTGGCGATGGCCGTCCCCTTGGCCGGCTACCTCGGCCAGGTCTCTCGGGAGGCCACCGAGCACGCGCTGGAGCAGCCCTTCGTGCTCACCGCCCGTGCCCGCGGCATGAGTGATCTCGGGGTTCGCTTCCGGCACGTGCTGCGGCACGCGGCGCTGCCCGGCGTCACCCTGTCGGGCTTTGCTGTCGGCTGGCTCTTCAGCGGCGCGGTCGTGGTCGAGTCGCTCTTCGGCCGTCCAGGTCTCGGCAGCACCCTCCTGGCCGGAGTGCAGGGGCGCGACGCGGCCCTCACCGGCGCGATCGTCGTGGTCAGCGCCGTGCTCTATGTCGTTGCGAACCTGGTCGTCGACCTCCTGTATCCGCTCATCGACCCGAGGATCCGTGTGCGATGA